From a region of the Takifugu flavidus isolate HTHZ2018 chromosome 20, ASM371156v2, whole genome shotgun sequence genome:
- the fer gene encoding tyrosine-protein kinase Fer isoform X1 — MGFGRDLRNSHEGLLKLQDWELKLLETVKRFMTLRVKSDKEYAALLLNMTQQTEKQEAADYISTVSKSWSQVIRQTEALGRVMRSHADDLNSGPLHRLATLIRDKQQLKKSYQSLHLQLESHNHKITRSDLDKLKATYRQLSRDANNAKEKYREALAKGREAERARERYDKATAKLHNLHNQYVLAVCSARAQQDEHRRRAAPALLDDLQKMQEDMTLALKSILEEYCEISSLLTEEIVKVHQEISAAVEQVDPLVEYQQFIDAYRSPETPEASVEFESSLLEETENLPANEILWNTLTADSLQATLSSATEELSLTQQNLQTKEALAEDLNTKIQTSQQNTERKSDCVLLLSQKLSLLELRHAVQSLRGSEVRLASQKALLDAKMATAASPPPPPPPPALPYEDDTRSVGSTDKTKEKSSRFDTLRHSLAGMIRSPKTMLGSSTSQFFDVIPTSERPLAEQEWYHGAIPRTEAQELLRQQGDFLVRESHGKPGEYVLSVFSDDQRRHFIIQYADGQYRFEGTGFSTIPQLIEHHFSTKQVITKKSGVVLLNPVVKDKKWILNHEDVVLGELLGKGNFGEVFKGTLQRDKTPVAVKTCKEDLPPELKIRFLSEARILKQYDHPNIVKLIGVCTQRQPIYIVMELVPGGDFLSYLRKKKDELKTKQLLRFSVDAAAGMAYLESKNCIHRDLAARNCLVGDNNALKISDFGMSRQEDDGIYSSSGLKQIPIKWTAPEALNYGRYSSESDVWSYGILLWETFSLGMCPYPGMTNQQAREQVEKGYRMACPQRCPDDVYKVMQRCWQYNPEERPKFSHLQRDLAAIKKK; from the exons ATGGGGTTTGGTCGAGATTTGAGGAATTCCCATGAGGGATTATTGAAGCTGCAGGACTGGGAATTAAAG ctgctggagaCAGTGAAGCGCTTCATGACCCTCCGTGTGAAGAGCGACAAAGAgtatgctgctctgctcctaaACATGACTcagcaaacagaaaaacaggaagccgCCGATTACATCAGCACTGTGAGCAAG TCGTGGTCTCAGGTGATCCGTCAGACAGAGGCGTTGGGTCGAGTTATGCGGAGTCACGCTGATGACCTGAACTCTGGTCCTCTGCACCGCCTGGCAACGCTGATCCGAgacaagcagcagctgaagaagagCTACCAAAGTCTTCATCTGCAGCTGGAGAGCCATAATCACAAG ATAACCAGGAGTGACCTGGACAAACTGAAAGCAACGTACCGACAGCTGAGCCGCGACGCTAATAACGCCAAAGAGAAGTACAGAGAGGCGCTCGCTAAAG GCAGGGAAGCGGAGCGAGCCCGTGAGCGCTACGACAAGGCAACTGCAAAGCTCCATAACCTTCACAACCAGTACGTGTTAGCCGTCTGCAGCGCTCGAGCGCAACAGGACGAACACAGACGACGCGCAGCACCAGCGCTGCTTGATGATTTGCAGAAGATGCAAGAAGACATGACGCTTGCACT TAAAAGTATCCTGGAGGAGTATTGTGAGATCAGCAGTTTGCTGACAGAGGAGATTGTTAAAGTCCATCAGGAGAtttcagcagctgtggagcaggTCGACCCTCTGGTGGAGTACCAACAGTTCATTGACGCCTACAG GTCTCCGGAGACTCCGGAGGCAAGTGTGGAGTTTGAATCATCGTTGTTGGAGGAAACCGAAAACCTTCCAGCCAATGAGATCCTGTGGAACACGCTGACGGCTGACAGCCTGCAGGCCAC GTTGTCATCGGCAACAGAAGAGTTGTCGCTGActcagcagaacctgcagacaaaAGAGGCTTTAGCTGAAGACCTAAATACAAAAATCCAGACGAGTCAGCAGAACACGGAGAGGAAAAGCGA ctgcGTCCTGCTTCTCAGTCAGAAACTGTCTCTCCTCGAGCTTCGTCATGCAGTCCAGTCTCTCCGCGGCTCTGAAGTGCGCCTCGCTTCCCAGAAAGCTCTGCTGGATGCCAAGATGGCCACCGCtgcctcgccgccgccgccccctcctccccccgctcTGCCATACGAGGATGATACCCGCTCTGTAGGATCCACT gataaaacaaaagagaagagCTCTCGCTTCGACACGCTGCGCCACTCTCTGGCTGGGATGATTCGGTCTCCTAAAACCATGCTGGGTTCCTCCACTTCG CAGTTCTTTGACGTCATCCCGACGTcagagcgccccctggcggaGCAAGAGTGGTATCATGGTGCTATTCCTCGAACCGAGGCTCAGGAGTTACTGCGACAACAGGGCGACTTCCTGGTGAGGGAAAGTCACGGTAAACCAGGCGAGTACGTCCTGTCGGTGTTTTCTGATGACCAGAGGCGACATTTCATCATCCAGTATGCTGAT GGTCAGTATCGCTTTGAAGGAACAGGCTTCTCCACCATTCCTCAGCTCATCGAGCACCATTTCTCCACCAAGCAGGTCATCACAAAGAAGTCTGGGGTTGTCCTGCTCAACCCTGTCGTCAAG GATAAAAAATGGATCCTGAACCACGAGGATGTGGTGCTGGGGGAGCTGTTGGGAAAG GGGAACTTTGGCGAGGTGTTTAAAGGAACGCTGCAGCGGGACAAAACGCCTGTCGCTGTCAAAACCTGCAAAGAAGATTTGCCTCCAGAGCTGAAAATCCGCTTCCTGTCTGAAGCCAG GATCCTGAAGCAGTACGACCACCCCAACATCGTGAAGCTGATTGGTGTTTGCACGCAGCGCCAGCCCATCTACATTGTGATGGAGCTGGTTCCAG GTGGAGACTTCCTGTCATacctgaggaagaagaaagacgaGCTGAAGACGAAGCAGCTCCTTCGCTTCTCGGTCGACGCTGCTGCTGGCATGGCGTACCTGGAGAGCAAGAATTGTATCCACAG AGATTTAGCAGCGAGGAACTGTCTGGTTGGAGATAACAACGCTTTGAAAATCAGTGATTTTGGGATGAGCCGGCAGGAGGATGATGGAATTTATTCGTCATCTGGACTAAAACAGATCCCCATCAAATGGACGGCACCGGAAGCCCTAAATTATG GTCGTTACAGCTCCGAGAGCGACGTGTGGAGCTATGGCATCCTGCTGTGGGAGACCTTCAGTCTGGGAATGTGTCCTTATCCTGGGATGACCAATCAGCAGGCACgagagcaggtggagaaag GTTACAGGATGGCGTGTCCTCAGCGTTGTCCCGACGATGTGTACAAAGTGATGCAGCGCTGCTGGCAGTACAACCCTGAAGAGCGACCAAAGTTCTCCCATCTGCAGCGCGACCTCGCTGCCATCAAAAAGAAGTGA
- the fer gene encoding tyrosine-protein kinase Fer isoform X3 yields the protein MGFGRDLRNSHEGLLKLQDWELKLLETVKRFMTLRVKSDKEYAALLLNMTQQTEKQEAADYISTVSKSWSQVIRQTEALGRVMRSHADDLNSGPLHRLATLIRDKQQLKKSYQSLHLQLESHNHKITRSDLDKLKATYRQLSRDANNAKEKYREALAKGREAERARERYDKATAKLHNLHNQYVLAVCSARAQQDEHRRRAAPALLDDLQKMQEDMTLALKSILEEYCEISSLLTEEIVKVHQEISAAVEQVDPLVEYQQFIDAYRSPETPEASVEFESSLLEETENLPANEILWNTLTADSLQATLSSATEELSLTQQNLQTKEALAEDLNTKIQTSQQNTERKSDCVLLLSQKLSLLELRHAVQSLRGSEVRLASQKALLDAKMATAASPPPPPPPPALPYEDDTRSDKTKEKSSRFDTLRHSLAGMIRSPKTMLGSSTSQFFDVIPTSERPLAEQEWYHGAIPRTEAQELLRQQGDFLVRESHGKPGEYVLSVFSDDQRRHFIIQYADGQYRFEGTGFSTIPQLIEHHFSTKQVITKKSGVVLLNPVVKDKKWILNHEDVVLGELLGKGNFGEVFKGTLQRDKTPVAVKTCKEDLPPELKIRFLSEARILKQYDHPNIVKLIGVCTQRQPIYIVMELVPGGDFLSYLRKKKDELKTKQLLRFSVDAAAGMAYLESKNCIHRDLAARNCLVGDNNALKISDFGMSRQEDDGIYSSSGLKQIPIKWTAPEALNYGRYSSESDVWSYGILLWETFSLGMCPYPGMTNQQAREQVEKGYRMACPQRCPDDVYKVMQRCWQYNPEERPKFSHLQRDLAAIKKK from the exons ATGGGGTTTGGTCGAGATTTGAGGAATTCCCATGAGGGATTATTGAAGCTGCAGGACTGGGAATTAAAG ctgctggagaCAGTGAAGCGCTTCATGACCCTCCGTGTGAAGAGCGACAAAGAgtatgctgctctgctcctaaACATGACTcagcaaacagaaaaacaggaagccgCCGATTACATCAGCACTGTGAGCAAG TCGTGGTCTCAGGTGATCCGTCAGACAGAGGCGTTGGGTCGAGTTATGCGGAGTCACGCTGATGACCTGAACTCTGGTCCTCTGCACCGCCTGGCAACGCTGATCCGAgacaagcagcagctgaagaagagCTACCAAAGTCTTCATCTGCAGCTGGAGAGCCATAATCACAAG ATAACCAGGAGTGACCTGGACAAACTGAAAGCAACGTACCGACAGCTGAGCCGCGACGCTAATAACGCCAAAGAGAAGTACAGAGAGGCGCTCGCTAAAG GCAGGGAAGCGGAGCGAGCCCGTGAGCGCTACGACAAGGCAACTGCAAAGCTCCATAACCTTCACAACCAGTACGTGTTAGCCGTCTGCAGCGCTCGAGCGCAACAGGACGAACACAGACGACGCGCAGCACCAGCGCTGCTTGATGATTTGCAGAAGATGCAAGAAGACATGACGCTTGCACT TAAAAGTATCCTGGAGGAGTATTGTGAGATCAGCAGTTTGCTGACAGAGGAGATTGTTAAAGTCCATCAGGAGAtttcagcagctgtggagcaggTCGACCCTCTGGTGGAGTACCAACAGTTCATTGACGCCTACAG GTCTCCGGAGACTCCGGAGGCAAGTGTGGAGTTTGAATCATCGTTGTTGGAGGAAACCGAAAACCTTCCAGCCAATGAGATCCTGTGGAACACGCTGACGGCTGACAGCCTGCAGGCCAC GTTGTCATCGGCAACAGAAGAGTTGTCGCTGActcagcagaacctgcagacaaaAGAGGCTTTAGCTGAAGACCTAAATACAAAAATCCAGACGAGTCAGCAGAACACGGAGAGGAAAAGCGA ctgcGTCCTGCTTCTCAGTCAGAAACTGTCTCTCCTCGAGCTTCGTCATGCAGTCCAGTCTCTCCGCGGCTCTGAAGTGCGCCTCGCTTCCCAGAAAGCTCTGCTGGATGCCAAGATGGCCACCGCtgcctcgccgccgccgccccctcctccccccgctcTGCCATACGAGGATGATACCCGCTCT gataaaacaaaagagaagagCTCTCGCTTCGACACGCTGCGCCACTCTCTGGCTGGGATGATTCGGTCTCCTAAAACCATGCTGGGTTCCTCCACTTCG CAGTTCTTTGACGTCATCCCGACGTcagagcgccccctggcggaGCAAGAGTGGTATCATGGTGCTATTCCTCGAACCGAGGCTCAGGAGTTACTGCGACAACAGGGCGACTTCCTGGTGAGGGAAAGTCACGGTAAACCAGGCGAGTACGTCCTGTCGGTGTTTTCTGATGACCAGAGGCGACATTTCATCATCCAGTATGCTGAT GGTCAGTATCGCTTTGAAGGAACAGGCTTCTCCACCATTCCTCAGCTCATCGAGCACCATTTCTCCACCAAGCAGGTCATCACAAAGAAGTCTGGGGTTGTCCTGCTCAACCCTGTCGTCAAG GATAAAAAATGGATCCTGAACCACGAGGATGTGGTGCTGGGGGAGCTGTTGGGAAAG GGGAACTTTGGCGAGGTGTTTAAAGGAACGCTGCAGCGGGACAAAACGCCTGTCGCTGTCAAAACCTGCAAAGAAGATTTGCCTCCAGAGCTGAAAATCCGCTTCCTGTCTGAAGCCAG GATCCTGAAGCAGTACGACCACCCCAACATCGTGAAGCTGATTGGTGTTTGCACGCAGCGCCAGCCCATCTACATTGTGATGGAGCTGGTTCCAG GTGGAGACTTCCTGTCATacctgaggaagaagaaagacgaGCTGAAGACGAAGCAGCTCCTTCGCTTCTCGGTCGACGCTGCTGCTGGCATGGCGTACCTGGAGAGCAAGAATTGTATCCACAG AGATTTAGCAGCGAGGAACTGTCTGGTTGGAGATAACAACGCTTTGAAAATCAGTGATTTTGGGATGAGCCGGCAGGAGGATGATGGAATTTATTCGTCATCTGGACTAAAACAGATCCCCATCAAATGGACGGCACCGGAAGCCCTAAATTATG GTCGTTACAGCTCCGAGAGCGACGTGTGGAGCTATGGCATCCTGCTGTGGGAGACCTTCAGTCTGGGAATGTGTCCTTATCCTGGGATGACCAATCAGCAGGCACgagagcaggtggagaaag GTTACAGGATGGCGTGTCCTCAGCGTTGTCCCGACGATGTGTACAAAGTGATGCAGCGCTGCTGGCAGTACAACCCTGAAGAGCGACCAAAGTTCTCCCATCTGCAGCGCGACCTCGCTGCCATCAAAAAGAAGTGA
- the fer gene encoding tyrosine-protein kinase Fer isoform X2, giving the protein MGFGRDLRNSHEGLLKLQDWELKLLETVKRFMTLRVKSDKEYAALLLNMTQQTEKQEAADYISTVSKSWSQVIRQTEALGRVMRSHADDLNSGPLHRLATLIRDKQQLKKSYQSLHLQLESHNHKITRSDLDKLKATYRQLSRDANNAKEKYREALAKGREAERARERYDKATAKLHNLHNQYVLAVCSARAQQDEHRRRAAPALLDDLQKMQEDMTLALKSILEEYCEISSLLTEEIVKVHQEISAAVEQVDPLVEYQQFIDAYRSPETPEASVEFESSLLEETENLPANEILWNTLTADSLQATLSSATEELSLTQQNLQTKEALAEDLNTKIQTSQQNTERKSDCVLLLSQKLSLLELRHAVQSLRGSEVRLASQKALLDAKMATAASPPPPPPPPALPYEDDTRSVGSTDKTKEKSSRFDTLRHSLAGMIRSPKTMLGSSTSFFDVIPTSERPLAEQEWYHGAIPRTEAQELLRQQGDFLVRESHGKPGEYVLSVFSDDQRRHFIIQYADGQYRFEGTGFSTIPQLIEHHFSTKQVITKKSGVVLLNPVVKDKKWILNHEDVVLGELLGKGNFGEVFKGTLQRDKTPVAVKTCKEDLPPELKIRFLSEARILKQYDHPNIVKLIGVCTQRQPIYIVMELVPGGDFLSYLRKKKDELKTKQLLRFSVDAAAGMAYLESKNCIHRDLAARNCLVGDNNALKISDFGMSRQEDDGIYSSSGLKQIPIKWTAPEALNYGRYSSESDVWSYGILLWETFSLGMCPYPGMTNQQAREQVEKGYRMACPQRCPDDVYKVMQRCWQYNPEERPKFSHLQRDLAAIKKK; this is encoded by the exons ATGGGGTTTGGTCGAGATTTGAGGAATTCCCATGAGGGATTATTGAAGCTGCAGGACTGGGAATTAAAG ctgctggagaCAGTGAAGCGCTTCATGACCCTCCGTGTGAAGAGCGACAAAGAgtatgctgctctgctcctaaACATGACTcagcaaacagaaaaacaggaagccgCCGATTACATCAGCACTGTGAGCAAG TCGTGGTCTCAGGTGATCCGTCAGACAGAGGCGTTGGGTCGAGTTATGCGGAGTCACGCTGATGACCTGAACTCTGGTCCTCTGCACCGCCTGGCAACGCTGATCCGAgacaagcagcagctgaagaagagCTACCAAAGTCTTCATCTGCAGCTGGAGAGCCATAATCACAAG ATAACCAGGAGTGACCTGGACAAACTGAAAGCAACGTACCGACAGCTGAGCCGCGACGCTAATAACGCCAAAGAGAAGTACAGAGAGGCGCTCGCTAAAG GCAGGGAAGCGGAGCGAGCCCGTGAGCGCTACGACAAGGCAACTGCAAAGCTCCATAACCTTCACAACCAGTACGTGTTAGCCGTCTGCAGCGCTCGAGCGCAACAGGACGAACACAGACGACGCGCAGCACCAGCGCTGCTTGATGATTTGCAGAAGATGCAAGAAGACATGACGCTTGCACT TAAAAGTATCCTGGAGGAGTATTGTGAGATCAGCAGTTTGCTGACAGAGGAGATTGTTAAAGTCCATCAGGAGAtttcagcagctgtggagcaggTCGACCCTCTGGTGGAGTACCAACAGTTCATTGACGCCTACAG GTCTCCGGAGACTCCGGAGGCAAGTGTGGAGTTTGAATCATCGTTGTTGGAGGAAACCGAAAACCTTCCAGCCAATGAGATCCTGTGGAACACGCTGACGGCTGACAGCCTGCAGGCCAC GTTGTCATCGGCAACAGAAGAGTTGTCGCTGActcagcagaacctgcagacaaaAGAGGCTTTAGCTGAAGACCTAAATACAAAAATCCAGACGAGTCAGCAGAACACGGAGAGGAAAAGCGA ctgcGTCCTGCTTCTCAGTCAGAAACTGTCTCTCCTCGAGCTTCGTCATGCAGTCCAGTCTCTCCGCGGCTCTGAAGTGCGCCTCGCTTCCCAGAAAGCTCTGCTGGATGCCAAGATGGCCACCGCtgcctcgccgccgccgccccctcctccccccgctcTGCCATACGAGGATGATACCCGCTCTGTAGGATCCACT gataaaacaaaagagaagagCTCTCGCTTCGACACGCTGCGCCACTCTCTGGCTGGGATGATTCGGTCTCCTAAAACCATGCTGGGTTCCTCCACTTCG TTCTTTGACGTCATCCCGACGTcagagcgccccctggcggaGCAAGAGTGGTATCATGGTGCTATTCCTCGAACCGAGGCTCAGGAGTTACTGCGACAACAGGGCGACTTCCTGGTGAGGGAAAGTCACGGTAAACCAGGCGAGTACGTCCTGTCGGTGTTTTCTGATGACCAGAGGCGACATTTCATCATCCAGTATGCTGAT GGTCAGTATCGCTTTGAAGGAACAGGCTTCTCCACCATTCCTCAGCTCATCGAGCACCATTTCTCCACCAAGCAGGTCATCACAAAGAAGTCTGGGGTTGTCCTGCTCAACCCTGTCGTCAAG GATAAAAAATGGATCCTGAACCACGAGGATGTGGTGCTGGGGGAGCTGTTGGGAAAG GGGAACTTTGGCGAGGTGTTTAAAGGAACGCTGCAGCGGGACAAAACGCCTGTCGCTGTCAAAACCTGCAAAGAAGATTTGCCTCCAGAGCTGAAAATCCGCTTCCTGTCTGAAGCCAG GATCCTGAAGCAGTACGACCACCCCAACATCGTGAAGCTGATTGGTGTTTGCACGCAGCGCCAGCCCATCTACATTGTGATGGAGCTGGTTCCAG GTGGAGACTTCCTGTCATacctgaggaagaagaaagacgaGCTGAAGACGAAGCAGCTCCTTCGCTTCTCGGTCGACGCTGCTGCTGGCATGGCGTACCTGGAGAGCAAGAATTGTATCCACAG AGATTTAGCAGCGAGGAACTGTCTGGTTGGAGATAACAACGCTTTGAAAATCAGTGATTTTGGGATGAGCCGGCAGGAGGATGATGGAATTTATTCGTCATCTGGACTAAAACAGATCCCCATCAAATGGACGGCACCGGAAGCCCTAAATTATG GTCGTTACAGCTCCGAGAGCGACGTGTGGAGCTATGGCATCCTGCTGTGGGAGACCTTCAGTCTGGGAATGTGTCCTTATCCTGGGATGACCAATCAGCAGGCACgagagcaggtggagaaag GTTACAGGATGGCGTGTCCTCAGCGTTGTCCCGACGATGTGTACAAAGTGATGCAGCGCTGCTGGCAGTACAACCCTGAAGAGCGACCAAAGTTCTCCCATCTGCAGCGCGACCTCGCTGCCATCAAAAAGAAGTGA
- the fer gene encoding tyrosine-protein kinase Fer isoform X4 — MGFGRDLRNSHEGLLKLQDWELKLLETVKRFMTLRVKSDKEYAALLLNMTQQTEKQEAADYISTVSKSWSQVIRQTEALGRVMRSHADDLNSGPLHRLATLIRDKQQLKKSYQSLHLQLESHNHKITRSDLDKLKATYRQLSRDANNAKEKYREALAKGREAERARERYDKATAKLHNLHNQYVLAVCSARAQQDEHRRRAAPALLDDLQKMQEDMTLALKSILEEYCEISSLLTEEIVKVHQEISAAVEQVDPLVEYQQFIDAYRSPETPEASVEFESSLLEETENLPANEILWNTLTADSLQATLSSATEELSLTQQNLQTKEALAEDLNTKIQTSQQNTERKSDCVLLLSQKLSLLELRHAVQSLRGSEVRLASQKALLDAKMATAASPPPPPPPPALPYEDDTRSDKTKEKSSRFDTLRHSLAGMIRSPKTMLGSSTSFFDVIPTSERPLAEQEWYHGAIPRTEAQELLRQQGDFLVRESHGKPGEYVLSVFSDDQRRHFIIQYADGQYRFEGTGFSTIPQLIEHHFSTKQVITKKSGVVLLNPVVKDKKWILNHEDVVLGELLGKGNFGEVFKGTLQRDKTPVAVKTCKEDLPPELKIRFLSEARILKQYDHPNIVKLIGVCTQRQPIYIVMELVPGGDFLSYLRKKKDELKTKQLLRFSVDAAAGMAYLESKNCIHRDLAARNCLVGDNNALKISDFGMSRQEDDGIYSSSGLKQIPIKWTAPEALNYGRYSSESDVWSYGILLWETFSLGMCPYPGMTNQQAREQVEKGYRMACPQRCPDDVYKVMQRCWQYNPEERPKFSHLQRDLAAIKKK; from the exons ATGGGGTTTGGTCGAGATTTGAGGAATTCCCATGAGGGATTATTGAAGCTGCAGGACTGGGAATTAAAG ctgctggagaCAGTGAAGCGCTTCATGACCCTCCGTGTGAAGAGCGACAAAGAgtatgctgctctgctcctaaACATGACTcagcaaacagaaaaacaggaagccgCCGATTACATCAGCACTGTGAGCAAG TCGTGGTCTCAGGTGATCCGTCAGACAGAGGCGTTGGGTCGAGTTATGCGGAGTCACGCTGATGACCTGAACTCTGGTCCTCTGCACCGCCTGGCAACGCTGATCCGAgacaagcagcagctgaagaagagCTACCAAAGTCTTCATCTGCAGCTGGAGAGCCATAATCACAAG ATAACCAGGAGTGACCTGGACAAACTGAAAGCAACGTACCGACAGCTGAGCCGCGACGCTAATAACGCCAAAGAGAAGTACAGAGAGGCGCTCGCTAAAG GCAGGGAAGCGGAGCGAGCCCGTGAGCGCTACGACAAGGCAACTGCAAAGCTCCATAACCTTCACAACCAGTACGTGTTAGCCGTCTGCAGCGCTCGAGCGCAACAGGACGAACACAGACGACGCGCAGCACCAGCGCTGCTTGATGATTTGCAGAAGATGCAAGAAGACATGACGCTTGCACT TAAAAGTATCCTGGAGGAGTATTGTGAGATCAGCAGTTTGCTGACAGAGGAGATTGTTAAAGTCCATCAGGAGAtttcagcagctgtggagcaggTCGACCCTCTGGTGGAGTACCAACAGTTCATTGACGCCTACAG GTCTCCGGAGACTCCGGAGGCAAGTGTGGAGTTTGAATCATCGTTGTTGGAGGAAACCGAAAACCTTCCAGCCAATGAGATCCTGTGGAACACGCTGACGGCTGACAGCCTGCAGGCCAC GTTGTCATCGGCAACAGAAGAGTTGTCGCTGActcagcagaacctgcagacaaaAGAGGCTTTAGCTGAAGACCTAAATACAAAAATCCAGACGAGTCAGCAGAACACGGAGAGGAAAAGCGA ctgcGTCCTGCTTCTCAGTCAGAAACTGTCTCTCCTCGAGCTTCGTCATGCAGTCCAGTCTCTCCGCGGCTCTGAAGTGCGCCTCGCTTCCCAGAAAGCTCTGCTGGATGCCAAGATGGCCACCGCtgcctcgccgccgccgccccctcctccccccgctcTGCCATACGAGGATGATACCCGCTCT gataaaacaaaagagaagagCTCTCGCTTCGACACGCTGCGCCACTCTCTGGCTGGGATGATTCGGTCTCCTAAAACCATGCTGGGTTCCTCCACTTCG TTCTTTGACGTCATCCCGACGTcagagcgccccctggcggaGCAAGAGTGGTATCATGGTGCTATTCCTCGAACCGAGGCTCAGGAGTTACTGCGACAACAGGGCGACTTCCTGGTGAGGGAAAGTCACGGTAAACCAGGCGAGTACGTCCTGTCGGTGTTTTCTGATGACCAGAGGCGACATTTCATCATCCAGTATGCTGAT GGTCAGTATCGCTTTGAAGGAACAGGCTTCTCCACCATTCCTCAGCTCATCGAGCACCATTTCTCCACCAAGCAGGTCATCACAAAGAAGTCTGGGGTTGTCCTGCTCAACCCTGTCGTCAAG GATAAAAAATGGATCCTGAACCACGAGGATGTGGTGCTGGGGGAGCTGTTGGGAAAG GGGAACTTTGGCGAGGTGTTTAAAGGAACGCTGCAGCGGGACAAAACGCCTGTCGCTGTCAAAACCTGCAAAGAAGATTTGCCTCCAGAGCTGAAAATCCGCTTCCTGTCTGAAGCCAG GATCCTGAAGCAGTACGACCACCCCAACATCGTGAAGCTGATTGGTGTTTGCACGCAGCGCCAGCCCATCTACATTGTGATGGAGCTGGTTCCAG GTGGAGACTTCCTGTCATacctgaggaagaagaaagacgaGCTGAAGACGAAGCAGCTCCTTCGCTTCTCGGTCGACGCTGCTGCTGGCATGGCGTACCTGGAGAGCAAGAATTGTATCCACAG AGATTTAGCAGCGAGGAACTGTCTGGTTGGAGATAACAACGCTTTGAAAATCAGTGATTTTGGGATGAGCCGGCAGGAGGATGATGGAATTTATTCGTCATCTGGACTAAAACAGATCCCCATCAAATGGACGGCACCGGAAGCCCTAAATTATG GTCGTTACAGCTCCGAGAGCGACGTGTGGAGCTATGGCATCCTGCTGTGGGAGACCTTCAGTCTGGGAATGTGTCCTTATCCTGGGATGACCAATCAGCAGGCACgagagcaggtggagaaag GTTACAGGATGGCGTGTCCTCAGCGTTGTCCCGACGATGTGTACAAAGTGATGCAGCGCTGCTGGCAGTACAACCCTGAAGAGCGACCAAAGTTCTCCCATCTGCAGCGCGACCTCGCTGCCATCAAAAAGAAGTGA